In Desulfuromonas acetexigens, the genomic stretch AGCCAGTTCCTCGACCGGATCGGCCACCCCCTCCCCCCACTGACCGACCTTTCCGCCGGATAAATTCTGAATCTGTTAGGAGTGAGGGGGCGAGAGTGAGGAGAAAAAATCAAAAGCCCGGTCCTGTTGGAGACTTAACGCCTATCCCCCTCACTCCTCACCCCTCACAAATTTTAAAAAAGAAAGGGCCGACCCGGCATTACCGGATCGGCCCCGATCATCAGGGAGCTATAGGCGGCTCATTCCTCATCCGCCTCGGCGGCCGCAGCGGCCTTCCCGGGTCGGGCCGCCTTGGCGCGCGGCAGGGTGAAATGAAAAACCGTCCCCTTCCCCTCATCGCTGCGCACCTTGAGCTTGCCGCCACCACGACGCACCAGTTCGTGGGCCAGCAACAGCCCCAGGCCGCTCCCCGCCTCACCGGAGGTTCCCGGTTTGGAAAGTCGCGTCCCCATGTGGAAGAGGCTCTTGATCTCGCGCCGGGACATGCCGACGCCGCGGTCGGCGACACTCACCCGCACCTTGCCCGCCCGCCCCTTGGCCCCGACCTCGATGGAACTTTCGGGATGGGAAAACTTGATCGCGTTGCTGAGCAGATTGCGCAGCACCGAATGCACCGCCGTCTCATCGACCGTCACCATCAATCCTTCCGGAACATTGTTGCTGATGACGATCTGCTTGCGGGTCGCGGAGAGGCCGACCTGCTCGATGACACCGTCGACCAGGGAGCGCAACTCTTGACGGCGGGAGGGAACGTTGCCGCTCTCCAGCTGCACCTCGGCCCAGCAAAGGAGATTTTCCAGCAGATCGTGGGCCTTGTCCGCTGCCTCGAAAATCCCGGCGCTGAGGCTGCGCCGATCTTCCTCGGAAAGCTCGGTGAAATTCTTGCGCAAGAGTTCGGCGTTGCCGATCAGATTGGTGAAGGGGCTGCGCAGATCATGGGCGATCACGCCGAACAGCCGGGCCTTTTCCGTATCGGCCCGTTGCAGGCGTAGAGCCAGGGAAGCCGAAATGGACATGACCACGATAGCGAAAAGCACAACGATCGCCGTTTCAAACCAGCTTTCGAGATTGTTTACCGGTGTCGGCGGGGCTCCGAAGAGCTTGTTGGGCAGGTCGAAAACCTCGTCCAACCACAGAAAAAGGATGATGAGGGTGAAGCCGATCGCCTCGACCAGCAGAATTTTTTTCGGACAAGTGAGTTTTGCCATACATGCCTCCCCGGCGGATACCTTCCCATGCCTCAGCGAAAGGGCCTCGGCCCGATGCCGATTAAACAAAACTGCCAGGCAAAAAGCAATCTTAAAGTCCTCCCACCGATGGCGCCCCCCTGCCCCTTGAAGATACACCCGGTCTGATGACACACCCCTGTCGGCTTTTTGGCGCGTGCGCCAAAAAATGTCGCCAAAACCCAGAAAACGGCGACCGTGCCGCGCCGATCTATCACAAGAGATTTCGCCATTTCCCGGGCAGGCCGGGAGGTTAGAAGATGCGCGCCCGTCTTCTGGCACAAATGGCAAGATATTTGCAAAAAACGGAAAAGAGGCTTTTTCTTTTCACCAAGCACGTCCCTCGACCGGACATCTTGACTCATTTGGGAGCATGCAATCATGGCCAAAATCCTCGTTGCCGACGACAGCGCTACGGAAGTGACTTTTCTGCAGGAAATCCTCAAAGACACCAATCATGAGATCCTGATCGCAAACAATGGCCTCGAAGCGGAAAAGATCGCGCGTACGACCCCGGTCGACCTGATCATCCTCGATGTGGTCATGCCGGAAAAAAACGGCTTTCAGGTCTGCCGCGCACTGAAAAAGGATCCGAAATTTTCCCATATCCCGATCATTATCACCACGTCCAAATCTGGCGAAAGCGACAAGTTCTGGGGAATGAAGCAGGGGGCCGACGAATATATCACCAAGCCCTTTGAGCCGGTTGACATTCTCCTGGCGGTCAAGAAACATCTAGGGGGGGCCAAGTGAATGCATTCGTAGCGGTGCTCAGCAAATACCTCGGCAGCAACGAAACAGGACAGCTGGTCGTGCAGTTCGCCGAGATCGAAAACCTCTGCAAAATCAGCATTGAACAGGGGCAGGCGGTCTATCTTTCCATCGGTAACATGATGCCGGAAGAAACTCTCGATTTCATCGCTGGCAAGACCCCGAGCAAGGCCAAATTCATTCCCGGCGTCACCGCCCGGAAGAAGCTGGCGGCTCCGATCAACGACAGGCTTCTGGCTTTAGCCGGCGGCCCCGCCAACGAGGAGGCCAGCGGCGCCGCCCCTCCGGTTCCGCCCGTTGTCGTCTCAGGCTCGGGGAGTGTCTCGCCGGAAAAAACCTCTCAGGTGATCGAGGATTTTATCGACATTGTCGGACCGCTGGGAACGGTGCTGGCCCGCAAGATCCTCGAAAAAATCGGCGGGAGCGCTGATAATGAGATGTCGGTCCAGCTCTACGCGGCCTTCCTGAGCATGCTGCATGCGGAGGTTCCCGTGGAACAACAAGAGGAGTTTCTCCGCCGCCACCAGAACTGATGCCGGGATTTCGTCCCATTCACCACCCCCGAAACACCTTGAGGAGGGCACCCCATGCTCCGTAATATGACGATCCGAAAAAGGATCCTGACCATTCTCACCATTGTCTACCTTATCTCCATGGTTCTGGCCGTCGGCGGCGGCTACTACGTGCTGCGCCAGGACACTATTCGTGAGGCGGAAGAAAAAACCCAGCTTTTTTCCGCTGCCATGAGCGCCTCCCAGCAGTACCTGGCGTCCCAGATCCGGCCGAAAGTGCTCGAACAACTGCCGGAGATCTATTTCCCCGAAGCCACCGTCGGCATCGTCATGCTCACCGAAGTATCCAAGATGATCCAGGAGAATTACCCGGAATACATCTTCCGCATCGCCTCCCCCAACTCCCTCAACCCGGCCAACAATTCCGATGCCTTCGAAAGCAAGACCATCGATGCCTTCGACATGGGCGACAGCGATCAGTGGCGCGGCTTTATTGAGCGGGATGGCAAGAACTTCTACGCCATCGCCACGCCGATGATCGCCGCCGAGGGTTGCATCTGGTGTCACGACACCCCCGAGCGCGCCCATCCGGACATGGTCGCCCGCTACGGAAAAAGTTCGGGGTACGGCTATGTCGCCGGCGACGTGGTCGGCGGCCGCTTCATCTATGTCCCCGTCGAAGTTGCCCTCCAGCAGGCACGTCTCAAGCTCGCCTATTTCACCGGTGGCTTCAGCGTCTTCTTCCTGCTGGCGCTTGTGGTCGTGGACCGGATCATCGTCAGAAGCGTCGTCAAACCGATCGAAAACATCGTCTCCGTCGCCGACGACATCAGCCGCGGCAAGATGGACCGGGAATTCGAAGCTCAGGGTAACGACGAAATCAAAACCCTGGTCGACGCCTTCAAACGGATGAAGGTTTCCCTGGCCAAGGCCATGGATATCCTGAGCCGCTAAGCGCAGGCCCATTCCCCCGGGATAACGGACTTCCTCAAAGGACGGATGGCCCCATGACACCCAAGGACATCAAAATTCTGGTGGTGGACGACTCGCAAACCGTCCGCCGCCTTTCGGAGCTCATCCTCACCCAGGCCGGCTACACCGTCTATACCGCCGAGGACGGGGAACGGGGCCTGGAACTGGCGCGCCAGCTACATCCGGCGGCGATTCTGGTCGACTACGTCATGCCGAAGATGAACGGCCATGCCTTCTGCAAGGCCCTGCGTTCCGACGACGCCATGAAGAACATTCCGCTGATCCTCATTTCCTCCCAGGGGGAGACGGTCGGACAGTCCTTCGAGAAGGAATTCGGTGTTCTTCACTACTTCACCAAACCCTTCGAACCGGAAGATCTCATCAAGAAGCTTGCTGAGGTGCTGGCCGCGCAGCCGTCACCAGGTCCGGCGGGGGACGAAAGTCCGGCCACCGCCGGCGCCCCCCCCACGGAAGAGATGCTCGACGCCTTTCAGGAGCGCTTCGACAAAACCATCCGGAACTATTTTCACCGGGATTTCCCGCTGCTGATCAAGAACATCTTTTCCGACACCCTTTACGAAACGGGACTGGTCGCGAAAAAAACCCTGGTCTTTTCCGGCAACCTGGAGCGGATTCCCCTGCCCGACGTCATCAACTTCGCCTACAACTCCCGCCTCACTGGAAGGCTGACGGTCTTTTCCCGGGCGGTCTTCGGCGAAATCTTCATCGAAGACGGCAACTTCGTCTTTGCCGCCGCCAGCCGCAAGGGGGTTTCTCACCAGTTCCTCACCGACCTGCTCCGAGCGGACGGCCGACTTCCAGAGGATCCGGCCGAACTGAACAAGCTGATGTGCGAGGCCCGCGAAGCCAACATCCCCATCGGCCGGCTGCTGGTACAGAAAAACATCCTCTTCGAAACCGAGTTGATGGGCTACCTGCGCCGTCACGCCCAGGACGCCTTCAGCGGCATTCTCGATGTCCGGGACGGCACCTTTTTCCTCGAAAACGACCCGCTGCCCCTCAATCTTCAGGACATCAGCTTCCGCGTTCCCTTGATCAGCGTGCTGATGGAAGGGCTGCGCCGGCAGGATGAAAAGCAGCAGGCCGCCGTCGAATTCCGCGACGAAAGCGTCGTCTTCATGCGCCTCATCACCAACGAGGACGCCCTCGAATCGTACGATTTCAGCGAAAGCGAACTGCAGGTTTTCTCCGTCATCGACGGCCACAAGACCCTGGAAGAGCTCATTGCCCTCACCCAGGTCGACGCCCTGGAAGTCAAGCGTATCTGCTACTCTCTCAAACAGGTCGGCCTGTTGCGCGTCAAAGAATACCGGGGACGTTAAGCCATGGGTGACATCGCCAGCAAACTCCTGCCGGTTTTTCTCGAAGAGACCGGGCAGCGCCTCACCCTCGTGAACCGGGCCCTGACCGGTGAGGACTGCGGGGACCAGGGGATCAAGGAAGCCTACCGCGCTGCTCATACCATCAAAGGGACCGCCGCGCTCGTCAAACTGCCGACGGTGCGGGATATTTCCAGCCAGATGGAAGAGCTGCTGACAGCGCTCTTGCGGCAACGACGTACCGCCCCGCCGCGCGTTCTCGATGCGCTGCGCGGCGCCCTCGGCCACCTTCAACAACAGGTGGAACAGGTCGCCGGCGGCGGCACGGAAGATCCCCAGTCCGCCGAAGAGGTGCGAGCGCTCTTCGCCCCCTTCCGGCGCGTCCCGCTAGCGCCGGTACCCTCTTCGGCCCCCTCGCCGGCTCTCCAGGAAAGTCCTCCCCTTGCGCCGCCGCCGGCGGAACCGGCGTCCCCCGTTTCGCCCGTGATCGAAGCTCCTCCGGCCGCCGGCATGGAGGAGCTGGCAAAATCGCTCACGCCCCTCCTTGAGGGCGATGCCGAGCCGAGCGCGCCGTCCGTCATCAATATCTGCTGCCGATTCGACGTCTCCGGCAGAAGCTACTCCCTCCCCATGGCCGACATGGTGGAAATCGGCTCACTGACCCAGGTTTTTCCCTTGCCGCTGGCCCCCGCCTACATTCGTGGGCTGCTCAACCTGCGCGGCCAGGTCATGCCGGTCGTCGATCTCGATCCGATCCACGGCACCCCCCCCCGCCCTCTGGCCAATCGCCACCTGGTCATCGCCGAACAGGGAGGGGACCGGTTGGCATTTATCACCGACGACATCCCCGCGCTGGCTCCCGAATTCGCCGGCGAAACCATCAACCTGCGGGATTTCCTCCCTCGTTACGGAATCAGGGCGAACTGATGGGCACTCTTCCGCACGGCGCTATCACCTTTTTCTTCGAAGAAGCCGACGAGCATTTTACCGCGCTGGAAATGGGACTGTTGCGCATCGAGCAGTCGCCTGAGGCGGTGGCGGAAGTCATCGACGAAATGTTCCGCGCCGCTCACACCCTGAAAGGCTCGGCCGGGCTGGTCAAACTCACCACCATCAGCCAGATCGGCCATCGCCTGGAAGACTGTATGGAAGCGATCCGTGACGGCAAAGTGACGGTGAGCCGGCAGCGTATCGACTTCATGCTCTTCGCCCTCGACCGCATTCGCGAGCTGACCCGGCTGGCGATGGCCGGAGAAGCGGAACCGGAAGGGGTTCTTCCCCAGATCGACAGCCTGCTGGCCGCTATCGACCAGACTCCCGGATCGGCCCCCGCCGCCGAAATGCCGGGGGGAAAACCGGTGCCGCCCCCCCCCGTGGAGGAACGCCGCGCCGACCAACCGGGCTTTGCCGGTCTCGAACGCCGGACTCCCCCCCGGGAAGAGCCGCCGGGGGGAGCGCCCGCCGGGGTCATCCGGCTCGGCACCGACAAGCTGGAAAGCATGATGAACCTGCTGGGGGAGATCACCGTCGCCAAAACTCACCTAGTGAACCAGCTCACGGTCATGCAGCGCATGAAGGAGGAAATCGAATTCGCCGGGCAGCGCCTGCTGCGGGAGGTCGGTTCCTTTGCCGACCGTTACGCTTACGCCATGCCCGAACGCATCGTTGCCGGCGACAGCCTGGTCCATGATTTCGACGAACTGGAATTCGACCGTTACGACGAACTCAATCTCTTCTCCCGCAAGCTTCAAGAGATCACCAGCGACATCGGCGAAGGCCTGCGCGGCCTGAGCGGTTTTCTCGGCGGCTTCACCGGCGAAGTCGAAGGTCTCGACCGGATGGTCGTCAACATGAAGGAGCGCCTCTCCGACGCCCGCACGGTGCGCGTGGAGAGCCTCTTCCAACGCTTTACCCGAACCATCCGCGAACTCTCGCGGGAGTCGGGAAAGCCCTTGCAACTGCTCGTCTTCGGCGGCGATACGGCGATCGACCGGGTGGTTTTCGACGGTCTCTACGATCCGCTCTTGCACATTGTGCGCAATTGTGTCGCCCATGGCTTCGAACCCGCCGAAGAGCGTCTGCGCCGGGGCAAGCCGGAAGTCGGCAGTATCTGGATGAGCGCCCGGCGTAAGGGCAACACCATCGAAATCGAAATCAAGGATGACGGACGCGGCATCCAACTCGACAAGGTCCGCCGCCGCGCTGTGGAGAAGGGCTTTATCGCCGCCGACGGGACGATCGACGACAGCGAACTGATGCAGATGATCTTCCGGCCCGGTTTCAGCACCGCAGAAACGGCCGATGCCACCTCCGGGCGGGGGGTCGGCATGAACGTCGTCATGGACCGGCTCAGTGCCCTGAACGGCACCATCAACATCCTCAGCGACCCGGGGCACGGCACCAGCATCCGTCTCACCCTGCCGCTGTCACTGATCATCATCAACGTCATCCAGTTCCGCTGCGGGAACCAGCCCTTCGTCATCCCGACCAACCTGGTGGAGGAGATCGTCCTACTCCCCTTCGCCGAAGATCCTCCCACCGAGCTGAGCCACCGCGAGCTGACGATTCCCGTCATCCACCTGCAGAATGTTTTCCGGTTGCCGCCGGCCACCGCCGAACCGGGACAGACCCAGCAGCGCTTTGCCATCGTCGTCCAGGCCTCCGGTCGGAATCTGGCCCTCTTGGTCGATGCCATCATCAGCCAGGAAGATACCGTCATCAAACCCTTCGGCCCCTTCCTGCAAGGGATGCCGCACCTGGCCGGTTCGAGCATCGCCGGCGACGGCTCCCTGCGCCTGGTGGTCAACCCGGCCCGCCTGCTCGATCAGGAAACCCTCAGCGCCACCGACGCCGCACCGGTGGCGGCACCGTCCATGGACGAGGCCCTGCGGATTCTGGTGGTCGACGATTCCCTCAGCGTGCGCAAGTTCGCCTCCATGGTTCTTCGCGCCCACGGCTTCGAAGTGGTGACCGCGACCCAGGGGCTGGAAGCCCTCGCCGAACTGGAAAAAATCCCGGTCGACCTGATCCTCACCGACCTGGAAATGCCGCTCATGCACGGCTACGAACTGCTCGGCGAACTCGGGCGACGCAACCTGCTGGAGAGTATCCCGACCCTGGTTCTTTCCTCGCGAGCAGGTCAGGCCCACCGCGATAAAGCCTTGGCCCTGGGCGCCCGCGACTACCTGGTCAAACCCTTCGAAGAAGAAAACCTAGTCGCCACCGTCCGCCGCCATCTCGCCGGCGCCACCGTCCACTGAGTCGTTCCGGATTTCCCCGGACAAAGCTCACCACAAAAAACCCACAAAAAACCGCCGGTCCCCTAACAGGGGCCGGCGGTTTTTTACGTGGAGGGTTCTCCCGGGGAGAATCCGGTTCAGCGGGATTCCGTCAGATCGAAGGATTCGCCGGGGACGGCATCGAAGTCGATCAGCTCATCATCGTCCTCTTCTTCCACACCCGCGCCCTCTGCCAGGGTTTCGGCTTCGGCTGGCTCGAGCAGATCGACGACCGCGTCGTCAGCCATGAGCTCTTCCAGATTCTCGTCTTCGCCCGGCAGCCGGAACTGGGCCAGAGCCGTGAGGAGATTTTCGGAGAGGGCGTTGAGACCCTCGGTGATATGGGCCGAATCCTTGACCATGACCCCGGTAGTCAAAGACAGGCTCGACACCGCCTCCATGAAGCCCACGGCCTCGTTGGTGAGGCTGCGCTGGTTTTCGGAAAGGAGGGTAATTTCCTCGACCACCGCCTTGGAACCGCCGATGGCTTCTTCGATGCGGGCGAAGGACTCGCCGGTATCCTTGGCCAGGCGGGTCTGTTCCTCAACGGTGCGGGTCTCTTCTTCGAGAGCGGAAGTGACTTCACCGGCCTCGGTCTGAATCGCTTTGATGATCCCGCCGATCTG encodes the following:
- a CDS encoding sensor histidine kinase; protein product: MAKLTCPKKILLVEAIGFTLIILFLWLDEVFDLPNKLFGAPPTPVNNLESWFETAIVVLFAIVVMSISASLALRLQRADTEKARLFGVIAHDLRSPFTNLIGNAELLRKNFTELSEEDRRSLSAGIFEAADKAHDLLENLLCWAEVQLESGNVPSRRQELRSLVDGVIEQVGLSATRKQIVISNNVPEGLMVTVDETAVHSVLRNLLSNAIKFSHPESSIEVGAKGRAGKVRVSVADRGVGMSRREIKSLFHMGTRLSKPGTSGEAGSGLGLLLAHELVRRGGGKLKVRSDEGKGTVFHFTLPRAKAARPGKAAAAAEADEE
- a CDS encoding response regulator gives rise to the protein MAKILVADDSATEVTFLQEILKDTNHEILIANNGLEAEKIARTTPVDLIILDVVMPEKNGFQVCRALKKDPKFSHIPIIITTSKSGESDKFWGMKQGADEYITKPFEPVDILLAVKKHLGGAK
- a CDS encoding c-type heme family protein; this translates as MLRNMTIRKRILTILTIVYLISMVLAVGGGYYVLRQDTIREAEEKTQLFSAAMSASQQYLASQIRPKVLEQLPEIYFPEATVGIVMLTEVSKMIQENYPEYIFRIASPNSLNPANNSDAFESKTIDAFDMGDSDQWRGFIERDGKNFYAIATPMIAAEGCIWCHDTPERAHPDMVARYGKSSGYGYVAGDVVGGRFIYVPVEVALQQARLKLAYFTGGFSVFFLLALVVVDRIIVRSVVKPIENIVSVADDISRGKMDREFEAQGNDEIKTLVDAFKRMKVSLAKAMDILSR
- a CDS encoding response regulator → MTPKDIKILVVDDSQTVRRLSELILTQAGYTVYTAEDGERGLELARQLHPAAILVDYVMPKMNGHAFCKALRSDDAMKNIPLILISSQGETVGQSFEKEFGVLHYFTKPFEPEDLIKKLAEVLAAQPSPGPAGDESPATAGAPPTEEMLDAFQERFDKTIRNYFHRDFPLLIKNIFSDTLYETGLVAKKTLVFSGNLERIPLPDVINFAYNSRLTGRLTVFSRAVFGEIFIEDGNFVFAAASRKGVSHQFLTDLLRADGRLPEDPAELNKLMCEAREANIPIGRLLVQKNILFETELMGYLRRHAQDAFSGILDVRDGTFFLENDPLPLNLQDISFRVPLISVLMEGLRRQDEKQQAAVEFRDESVVFMRLITNEDALESYDFSESELQVFSVIDGHKTLEELIALTQVDALEVKRICYSLKQVGLLRVKEYRGR
- a CDS encoding chemotaxis protein CheW, with protein sequence MGDIASKLLPVFLEETGQRLTLVNRALTGEDCGDQGIKEAYRAAHTIKGTAALVKLPTVRDISSQMEELLTALLRQRRTAPPRVLDALRGALGHLQQQVEQVAGGGTEDPQSAEEVRALFAPFRRVPLAPVPSSAPSPALQESPPLAPPPAEPASPVSPVIEAPPAAGMEELAKSLTPLLEGDAEPSAPSVINICCRFDVSGRSYSLPMADMVEIGSLTQVFPLPLAPAYIRGLLNLRGQVMPVVDLDPIHGTPPRPLANRHLVIAEQGGDRLAFITDDIPALAPEFAGETINLRDFLPRYGIRAN
- a CDS encoding hybrid sensor histidine kinase/response regulator gives rise to the protein MGTLPHGAITFFFEEADEHFTALEMGLLRIEQSPEAVAEVIDEMFRAAHTLKGSAGLVKLTTISQIGHRLEDCMEAIRDGKVTVSRQRIDFMLFALDRIRELTRLAMAGEAEPEGVLPQIDSLLAAIDQTPGSAPAAEMPGGKPVPPPPVEERRADQPGFAGLERRTPPREEPPGGAPAGVIRLGTDKLESMMNLLGEITVAKTHLVNQLTVMQRMKEEIEFAGQRLLREVGSFADRYAYAMPERIVAGDSLVHDFDELEFDRYDELNLFSRKLQEITSDIGEGLRGLSGFLGGFTGEVEGLDRMVVNMKERLSDARTVRVESLFQRFTRTIRELSRESGKPLQLLVFGGDTAIDRVVFDGLYDPLLHIVRNCVAHGFEPAEERLRRGKPEVGSIWMSARRKGNTIEIEIKDDGRGIQLDKVRRRAVEKGFIAADGTIDDSELMQMIFRPGFSTAETADATSGRGVGMNVVMDRLSALNGTINILSDPGHGTSIRLTLPLSLIIINVIQFRCGNQPFVIPTNLVEEIVLLPFAEDPPTELSHRELTIPVIHLQNVFRLPPATAEPGQTQQRFAIVVQASGRNLALLVDAIISQEDTVIKPFGPFLQGMPHLAGSSIAGDGSLRLVVNPARLLDQETLSATDAAPVAAPSMDEALRILVVDDSLSVRKFASMVLRAHGFEVVTATQGLEALAELEKIPVDLILTDLEMPLMHGYELLGELGRRNLLESIPTLVLSSRAGQAHRDKALALGARDYLVKPFEEENLVATVRRHLAGATVH